In Hevea brasiliensis isolate MT/VB/25A 57/8 chromosome 13, ASM3005281v1, whole genome shotgun sequence, a single genomic region encodes these proteins:
- the LOC110660724 gene encoding uncharacterized protein LOC110660724 — protein MELFMGLSVQCLVDLMVAWVSLMIGFGFFALIASILCSAAFINNTKDVS, from the coding sequence atggaattGTTTATGGGGTTAAGTGTGCAGTGCTTAGTGGATTTGATGGTGGCATGGGTTTCTTTAATGATCGGTTTTGGTTTTTTCGCTCTTATTGCTTCTATTCTCTGCTCTGCTGCTTTCATTAACAATACCAAGGACGTATCCTGA
- the LOC110660723 gene encoding chaperonin 60 subunit beta 4, chloroplastic isoform X2: MGCLSPSPVSAISFTNPTLSKRVSSSSMFIPKAMKKELYFNHDGSATKKLLAGVDMVAELVGVTLGPKGRNVVLENKYGPPKIVNDGETVLKQIELEDPLENVGVKLVRQAGAKTNDLAGDGSTTSVVLAHGLITEGLKVIAAGTNPVQIARGIEKTSKALVSELKLMSREVEDDELSDVAAVSAGNDYTVGNMISDAFRKVGRRGVVTIEKGKYIENNLRIVEGMQFDRGYLSPYFVTDRRKMTVEFHNCKLLLVDKKIANPKEMFKILDNAVKEKYPIVIVAEGIEQEALAPVIRNKLKGVLKAVAIKAPAFGERKSHYLDDIAILTGGTVIRDDIGFTLEKAGKEILGSATRVMVTKDSSLIVTDGSTQAAVEERVSVIRNLVENTEENFQKRILNERIARLSGGIAILQVGAQTQVELKDKQLKIEDALNATKAAIEEGVVVGGGCSFLRLSTKVDGIKELLDNEEQKIGAEIFKRALSYPARLIAKNAGVNGNIVINQVVRCCLENAASVAKTFLTSDAVVVDIKEPQPLPRKPMLGNPGIAPMGLQLGGQSL; the protein is encoded by the exons ATGGGATGCTTATCTCCATCTCCTGTCTCTGCAATATCTTTCACTAACCCAACTCTCTCCAAAAGGGTCTCTTCATCTTCTATGTTCATTCCCAAAGCCATGAAAAAGGAGCTTTACTTTAACCATGATGGTTCAGCAACAAAGAAACTTCTG GCTGGGGTGGATATGGTGGCAGAGCTAGTAGGAGTAACTTTAGGTCCAAAGGGAAGGAATGTGGTGTTGGAAAATAAGTATGGACCCCCTAAGATTGTTAACGATGGAGAAACAGTTCTTAAACAG ATTGAACTGGAGGACCCCTTGGAGAATGTAGGAGTGAAATTGGTGAGGCAAGCTGGTGCGAAAACAAATGACCTTGCtggtgatggttccacaacatctGTAGTTCTTGCTCATGGTTTAATCACCGAAGGGCTGAAG GTGATTGCAGCTGGCACGAATCCTGTCCAAATTGCTCGTGGGATTGAGAAAACCTCAAAAGCCCTTGTTTCCGAACTCAAATTGATGTCTAGAGAG GTTGAGGATGATGAGCTCTCCGATGTTGCTGCAGTTAGTGCAGGGAATGATTATACAGTGGGAAATATGATATCTGATGCTTTTCGGAAAGTGGGAAGGAGGGGTGTGGTCACAATTGAAAAAGGAAAGTATATTGAGAACAATCTACGAATTGTTGAAGGGATGCAATTTGATCGTGGATATTTGTCCCCTTACTTTGTCACTGATCGACGGAAAATGACAGTAGAGTTCCACAACTGCAAG TTACTTTTGGTTGACAAAAAAATCGCAAATCCAAAGGAGATGTTTAAAATATTGGACAATGCTGTTAAAGAGAAGTACCCCATAGTGATAGTTGCAGAGGGCATTGAGCAGGAAGCTTTGGCTCCAGTTATTAGGAACAAACTCAAGGGTGTGCTGAAGGCTGTTGCTATTAAGGCTCCTGCCTTTGGCGAACGCAAGAGCCACTATTTAGATGACATCGCTATCTTGACAGGAG GCACGGTAATCAGAGATGATATTGGATTCACCTTAGAAAAGGCTGGCAAGGAGATTTTAGGCTCTGCTACCAGGGTAATGGTAACAAAGGATTCCTCACTTATAGTTACTGATGGTAGCACTCAAGCAGCTGTTGAGGAAAGGGTTTCTGTGATCCGTAATCTTGTTGAG AAcactgaagaaaattttcaaaagaGAATACTGAATGAAAGAATAGCAAGATTATCAGGAGGAATTGCCATTCTACAG GTTGGAGCACAAACACAAGTTGAGTTGAAAGATAAACAACTGAAGATTGAAGATGCTTTAAATGCTACTAAG GCAGCAATTGAAGAAGGTGTAGTTGTTGGTGGTGGATGTAGCTTTCTGAGGCTATCCACAAAGGTGGATGGTATTAAAGAGTTGTTGGATAATGAAGAACAAAAG ATTGGAGCTGAGATCTTCAAAAGAGCTTTGAGTTATCCTGCACGACTGATAGCCAAGAATGCAGGCGTAAATGGCAACATTGTCATAAACCAG GTAGTTAGATGTTGTTTGGAGAATGCTGCATCGGTAGCCAAAACATTTCTGACTTCCGATGCTGTCGTAGTTGACATTAAGGAACCACAACCGCTGCCAAGAAAACCAATGTTAGGAAATCCAG GTATTGCACCTATGGGCTTACAGTTAGGGGGCCAGAGCTTGTAA
- the LOC110660723 gene encoding chaperonin 60 subunit beta 4, chloroplastic isoform X1 produces MGCLSPSPVSAISFTNPTLSKRVSSSSMFIPKAMKKELYFNHDGSATKKLLAGVDMVAELVGVTLGPKGRNVVLENKYGPPKIVNDGETVLKQIELEDPLENVGVKLVRQAGAKTNDLAGDGSTTSVVLAHGLITEGLKVIAAGTNPVQIARGIEKTSKALVSELKLMSREVEDDELSDVAAVSAGNDYTVGNMISDAFRKVGRRGVVTIEKGKYIENNLRIVEGMQFDRGYLSPYFVTDRRKMTVEFHNCKLLLVDKKIANPKEMFKILDNAVKEKYPIVIVAEGIEQEALAPVIRNKLKGVLKAVAIKAPAFGERKSHYLDDIAILTGGTVIRDDIGFTLEKAGKEILGSATRVMVTKDSSLIVTDGSTQAAVEERVSVIRNLVENTEENFQKRILNERIARLSGGIAILQVGAQTQVELKDKQLKIEDALNATKAAIEEGVVVGGGCSFLRLSTKVDGIKELLDNEEQKIGAEIFKRALSYPARLIAKNAGVNGNIVINQILSSDDPRYGYNAAIDRYEDLITAGIIDPTKVVRCCLENAASVAKTFLTSDAVVVDIKEPQPLPRKPMLGNPGIAPMGLQLGGQSL; encoded by the exons ATGGGATGCTTATCTCCATCTCCTGTCTCTGCAATATCTTTCACTAACCCAACTCTCTCCAAAAGGGTCTCTTCATCTTCTATGTTCATTCCCAAAGCCATGAAAAAGGAGCTTTACTTTAACCATGATGGTTCAGCAACAAAGAAACTTCTG GCTGGGGTGGATATGGTGGCAGAGCTAGTAGGAGTAACTTTAGGTCCAAAGGGAAGGAATGTGGTGTTGGAAAATAAGTATGGACCCCCTAAGATTGTTAACGATGGAGAAACAGTTCTTAAACAG ATTGAACTGGAGGACCCCTTGGAGAATGTAGGAGTGAAATTGGTGAGGCAAGCTGGTGCGAAAACAAATGACCTTGCtggtgatggttccacaacatctGTAGTTCTTGCTCATGGTTTAATCACCGAAGGGCTGAAG GTGATTGCAGCTGGCACGAATCCTGTCCAAATTGCTCGTGGGATTGAGAAAACCTCAAAAGCCCTTGTTTCCGAACTCAAATTGATGTCTAGAGAG GTTGAGGATGATGAGCTCTCCGATGTTGCTGCAGTTAGTGCAGGGAATGATTATACAGTGGGAAATATGATATCTGATGCTTTTCGGAAAGTGGGAAGGAGGGGTGTGGTCACAATTGAAAAAGGAAAGTATATTGAGAACAATCTACGAATTGTTGAAGGGATGCAATTTGATCGTGGATATTTGTCCCCTTACTTTGTCACTGATCGACGGAAAATGACAGTAGAGTTCCACAACTGCAAG TTACTTTTGGTTGACAAAAAAATCGCAAATCCAAAGGAGATGTTTAAAATATTGGACAATGCTGTTAAAGAGAAGTACCCCATAGTGATAGTTGCAGAGGGCATTGAGCAGGAAGCTTTGGCTCCAGTTATTAGGAACAAACTCAAGGGTGTGCTGAAGGCTGTTGCTATTAAGGCTCCTGCCTTTGGCGAACGCAAGAGCCACTATTTAGATGACATCGCTATCTTGACAGGAG GCACGGTAATCAGAGATGATATTGGATTCACCTTAGAAAAGGCTGGCAAGGAGATTTTAGGCTCTGCTACCAGGGTAATGGTAACAAAGGATTCCTCACTTATAGTTACTGATGGTAGCACTCAAGCAGCTGTTGAGGAAAGGGTTTCTGTGATCCGTAATCTTGTTGAG AAcactgaagaaaattttcaaaagaGAATACTGAATGAAAGAATAGCAAGATTATCAGGAGGAATTGCCATTCTACAG GTTGGAGCACAAACACAAGTTGAGTTGAAAGATAAACAACTGAAGATTGAAGATGCTTTAAATGCTACTAAG GCAGCAATTGAAGAAGGTGTAGTTGTTGGTGGTGGATGTAGCTTTCTGAGGCTATCCACAAAGGTGGATGGTATTAAAGAGTTGTTGGATAATGAAGAACAAAAG ATTGGAGCTGAGATCTTCAAAAGAGCTTTGAGTTATCCTGCACGACTGATAGCCAAGAATGCAGGCGTAAATGGCAACATTGTCATAAACCAG ATTCTATCAAGTGATGATCCAAGATATGGATACAATGCTGCAATAGACAGATATGAGGATTTGATAACCGCAGGAATTATAGATCCAACAAAG GTAGTTAGATGTTGTTTGGAGAATGCTGCATCGGTAGCCAAAACATTTCTGACTTCCGATGCTGTCGTAGTTGACATTAAGGAACCACAACCGCTGCCAAGAAAACCAATGTTAGGAAATCCAG GTATTGCACCTATGGGCTTACAGTTAGGGGGCCAGAGCTTGTAA